The nucleotide sequence TTGGAACCACACGAAGGCCAGGTGCACCGCGATGAGGACCAGGATGATCCCCGGCAACAGCAGGACATGCAGCGCGTAAAGACGGGGAATCAACGCGGTGCCGGGGAAGTCGCCGCCGAATAGCGCCCAATGCAGCCAGGTGCCAACTACGGGTATCCCCAACGTGATTGACGAGAGCGCGGCGCGCAGTCCGATCCCGGATAGCAGGTCGTCGGGCAGCGAGTAGCCGAAATATCCCTCAAACATGCTGAGAATCAATAGAATCGAGCCGATTACCCAGTTCGCTTCGCGCGGCCGGCGAAACGCACCGGTGAAGAAGACGCGGGCCAGGTGCACCATGATCGCCGCGACGAACATCAAGGCGGCCCAGTGGTGCACCTGGCGGACGAACAGCCCGCCGCGGACTTCGAAGGAGATGTTGAGGGCGGACTCGTAGGCCCGCGACATGTCGACGCCTCGCAGCGGCTGGTAGGCGCCGTGATAGGTGACCTCGGTCATCGACGGATCGAAGAACAGCGTCAGGTACACGCCGGTGATCAGCAACACGACGAAGCTGTACATCGCGATCTCGCCGAGCAGAAACGACCAGTGTGTCGGGAACACCTTGTTGAGCTGGCGGCGCAGCGCGGCCGACGGGTGATAGCGGCTGTCGATATCGGCCAGTTGCAGGCTCACGGGCGATCATCCCCTCAGGGCCGAACCGCCGCACCGCGGCCCAGCCGCTCCACGCATCTACTATCACCCGTAGTACCACGCCGCGTAGTAGTTCGTCTACCCGTAAGCCCGATTTGACGCGAAATCGCCGGAAAACGGCGTACCTAATTGGTTTCGAGGATGGCGACCGCGGCGGCGGTATCGCCCTCGTGGCACAACGACACGTGGATCGTCACGTCGGCCAGGTGCTTGGCGATGTCGCCGGTCAACCGAACCCGCGGCCGCCCCCACATGTCGGTGACCACCTCGATGTCCCGGTGAATGTCCTCCCGCAGCACGGGGCGTTGGGCGAACCGCGATCCGGACCAGGCCTTGATCACCGCCTCCTTGGCGGCCCAGCGGGCCGCCAAGTGCCGCGCCGCCGACGAACTCTTGTCCGAGGCGTCGCGGCGCTCGCCGGGGGTGAAGGTCTCCGAGAACGCGGTGCCCGGTTGGTCGACCTGCTCGGCGAAATCAGGAATCGAGACGAGGTCGATCCCCACTCCGACGATGCCCATGAAGCGCCAGGTTAACCGATGGCCAAAGTCATCCGGCAGAGACCTGGTAGGCGTCACCGTCACCGAGCCGAGCGGCCGGATCCAGCAGCATCGCCGATTCCTGCCGCTTCTCCGGCGCGTCGTGATCGAAGCGACGGTCGGCCGGCCGCTCGTACATCGGCGGCCCGCCGGCGATGGCCGAGGCGAGCCGGCGCTGGCCGGCCAGCAGGCGGGCGTCAGCGCGCCGCTGGTAGTCCGCGCGCTGCTGCGGATCCAGCGCCGCGATGAACGCCTGCGGGTGTACCAGGGCGACCAGACCGGACACGTGGCCGAACCCGAGACTGGTCAGCATCCCGGCCTTGAGCGGGAACTTCCCACCGAGCCGCAGCGTGTCGCGGACCCACACAAAGTGGGCCGAGCCGGCCAGTTCGTCGTCGACACAATCCAGGCTGCGGTTGGGCGGGATGACCCCGTCGCGCAGCATCTGGCACAACCCCATCATCTGGAAGACTGCGGCGCCGCCCTTGGCGTGACCGGTGAGGCTCTTCTGCGACACCACGAACAGCGGGGCACCCTCGGAGCGACCCAGCGAGTCGGC is from Mycobacterium conspicuum and encodes:
- the acpS gene encoding holo-ACP synthase AcpS, which encodes MGIVGVGIDLVSIPDFAEQVDQPGTAFSETFTPGERRDASDKSSSAARHLAARWAAKEAVIKAWSGSRFAQRPVLREDIHRDIEVVTDMWGRPRVRLTGDIAKHLADVTIHVSLCHEGDTAAAVAILETN